One Fictibacillus halophilus genomic window, ACTGCTTTATGTTGCGTTTTATTTTTTGAAGATAATCATAAGTGAAATATGAGCTTATAAAGATAAAAAGGGTATAGCACAAATTCCAGAAAAAGTTCTCCGATATATGATCTAAATTTACAAATTTAATAAATTTATTAAACACATCTAATAAAAACACGTGAATGATATATATGCCTAAAGCATTAGCTCCTACTTTTGTTACATATAAACCTTTTCCTAGCGATTTATAATTAAGGGCAAATAAAAATAAAAACGCTGTTAAAAGAATCGTTGAGAAAAAGTATTCGCCATGGCTACCTGACAATACTTTATCTAATATATAACCCTCCATTGCTTGAACAACTACACCGATAAGAGCTAAACCCAAAAACGTCTGACCACTTACTTTATTTAAGCCGCTCAGTCTACTATTTAATGCGAACAATGCCCCAAGTGTCGTGTAAAACAACCCAAAGAACATTGCATCACGAGTGCTGTTAATAGGTAATTTAACAAACATTGTATATGCCTGACCTAATAGGCCGATCAAGTTTAAACAAAAACTAATCATAAAGAGTACAGTTATTTGTTTAAACCTAAAAAATATATAAACAGCGAACGTTGACCAAATTAAAGCTGTCAAAAACCAAAGCTGATAGCCGCTCGTTCCTTTTCCATAATAAAGAAGATTTAATAAAGTAAATTGTTTAAAATATGCTCTCAGTTTTTCCTCAATATGAACTCTATCTTGTAGGATAAGAACAACATCATAACTGGTGTAAAAAATCAACCATACGAAATAGAGCTTAATCAGCTTTATACAATAGCTTTTAAAATAGAGAAAAGGGACATCTTCATGTTTCATCTTTTGAGCAAAAAAGTAACCAGATGCTGCAAAGAAAAAGGGAACAGCAAACCTAGCTGCATTATCAATAATGAAATAACCCGCAAAACCATCCAGAGGAAAAACATGTATAACAACAACAGCAAAAATCGCGAAAAATTTTATATAATCAATGGAATAAATACGTTCCATTTCTGTGCCACCTTTAAGAATTTATACACCACTATCAGTATGAACATTTCTTTGACGTTCCAACATTTTATGTTAAATTCTCTGAACGTTATCAACAGTATTTAGTGACACCGAATTGTAATTAATGTAAAATTATTACTGTTATAAGTACGATAACGAAAAGAGGTAACTACATGTTATCTCTTTTATTTTTGTTACATACATTCAACAAAGGAGAAGATTAGGGGGCCGTATGATGGACCAGTCCAGGTTTATTAAAGATCTAAACGAGTTAAGAGAAGGAGGATATGTAAAGAAGAAGGATTATTTAAACGTGCTTGATGGTTATTACAGATATAGAGAAGATGTTAGAAGAAAAGAAATAAACGATACGATTGTACATACAGCAGAAGTTACGAGTGATGAACCTAAACAAAATCCACAGACAGTAAAAACAATAACTCCTCCACCAACAAAGCCAAAAGTGGAAATCACACCTGAACAGAGAAGAGAAAGAAATCTTACAACCATTATGGCAGCGGGAGTCATTCTGCTTTTATTAGGAGGACTTACTCTAGCTACAAGCAACTGGG contains:
- a CDS encoding acyltransferase, encoding MERIYSIDYIKFFAIFAVVVIHVFPLDGFAGYFIIDNAARFAVPFFFAASGYFFAQKMKHEDVPFLYFKSYCIKLIKLYFVWLIFYTSYDVVLILQDRVHIEEKLRAYFKQFTLLNLLYYGKGTSGYQLWFLTALIWSTFAVYIFFRFKQITVLFMISFCLNLIGLLGQAYTMFVKLPINSTRDAMFFGLFYTTLGALFALNSRLSGLNKVSGQTFLGLALIGVVVQAMEGYILDKVLSGSHGEYFFSTILLTAFLFLFALNYKSLGKGLYVTKVGANALGIYIIHVFLLDVFNKFIKFVNLDHISENFFWNLCYTLFIFISSYFTYDYLQKIKRNIKQ